The proteins below come from a single Roseiflexus sp. RS-1 genomic window:
- a CDS encoding TVP38/TMEM64 family protein — MPHQSSAPLHRRDGSLAHHRQTIIASAIWLALAGAFLGYSLSSGASPTETLQAAIDLLRTPFGPLIYILIYTLRPLAFFSAVIVTLIGGAIWGPFWGTLFAIIGSNMSATLAYWFGRAFGSGVLPEGKAGALEGMVGRYTRRLQANAFSAILMMRLIYLPYDLVNYLAGFLRIPYRPYLLGSVIGALPGTLTFTLAGASLALDDILAGRFSISVVNPWTLACSAGLFVAGIVIARMLRRKEQQLTTLVVSADSPHASPPTEDSSGTLERIP; from the coding sequence ATGCCACACCAATCATCTGCGCCACTCCATCGTCGGGATGGCTCTCTGGCGCATCACCGGCAAACGATCATCGCCAGCGCAATCTGGCTGGCGCTGGCGGGTGCATTTCTCGGCTACAGCCTGTCCAGCGGCGCATCCCCGACAGAGACGTTGCAGGCGGCGATCGATCTGCTGCGCACGCCGTTCGGACCGCTGATCTACATCCTGATCTATACCCTGCGTCCGCTGGCGTTCTTCTCCGCAGTGATCGTGACGCTGATCGGAGGTGCGATCTGGGGTCCGTTCTGGGGAACACTGTTTGCGATCATCGGCTCGAACATGTCGGCGACGCTGGCATACTGGTTTGGGCGGGCGTTTGGTTCTGGAGTCTTGCCCGAAGGGAAGGCAGGCGCGCTTGAGGGGATGGTTGGGCGCTACACCAGACGATTGCAGGCGAACGCCTTCAGCGCGATCCTGATGATGCGTCTGATCTATCTGCCTTACGATCTGGTGAACTATCTGGCAGGTTTTTTACGCATCCCCTACCGCCCGTATCTCCTGGGATCGGTCATCGGCGCACTGCCGGGCACGCTGACCTTTACGCTTGCTGGCGCTTCGCTCGCCCTGGACGATATTCTCGCCGGACGTTTCAGCATTTCGGTGGTGAACCCGTGGACGCTGGCATGCTCCGCCGGGTTGTTCGTTGCTGGCATTGTGATCGCGCGGATGCTGCGCCGCAAAGAACAGCAATTAACGACTCTGGTCGTGTCTGCCGACTCTCCACATGCGTCACCACCAACAGAGGATTCGTCGGGCACACTGGAACGCATACCCTGA